GAGGCGTTTCTCGTCAGCAGTTATATCAGCTATGTCTATGATAATTCCATCTGGGATATCTCCGGACCGATCGACGGTCGTCGTTATCATTTCACCCTGGGACACACGACCTCGATGGATGGTTTCAGGAGTTTCAACCGTACCGCTATAGCCGATATCCGCCATTATTTCAGGCTGGGGACCAATTCGGCGCTGGCCAATCGCATGTTCGCGTATACTTCGGCCGGTCTTGAACCGCAACGCATCTATTTCGGCGGAAGCTGGTCTTTCCGAGGTTTTGACCGCCGGGCGTTTTACAATCGGAACGTGCTGTTCTCGTCGACAGAGTTACGTTTTCCACTCATCGATGTCCTGGCTATAGGATTCCCATTCGGCGGGCTTTCATTTCAGGGCATAAGAGGCGCGCTTTTCTATGATACCGGGGCGATGTGGGATGACAACTTCGACCAGTTTCTGGGCTCTTTCGGGGCCGGTTTCCGGGTGGCAATCGGTTATGTAATCCTCTTGCGTTTTGATTTCTCGCGGACCCATGACTATGAAACTATGAGCCCCAACACCGATTTCGATTTCTTCTTCGGATGGAATTTCTGATGAAAAAGCTAGTTATTGTAATGACTGTCGGTCTGATTGCTCTGAACGGCTGCGGGCATAAATTCCACCTCAAAAAGGAATCCTTAAGCACCCCCGGCGTCTGGACCTGTTATCGGGGTGATTTGGCCGCTACCGGGGCAATAGGCGGGGGGACTTACGACGGTAGCCTGGATGTAGTCTGGGAGGCCTCATCGAGAGATAAACCCAGCGGGCCCCTGACCCTGCAATATGGCTGTTTAGCCTATCCCGGTTCTAAAGGCAAGACAAGGATGTATGACCAGATAACCGGGGCGTATCTGGGGACGATCGGTTCTGCACGGCGTACTTCACAGACCGGTCTGGCAACGAGTAACGGTTGCGGTTGTTGGGCGACCAGTCCTCCCCGAGATCGGCTGGTTTGTATCAATCTTCTTAAACACCGTGAGTTATGGGATAACCCGGTAAAGGATGCCGCCGCGGGGACGATAATCCTAGAAAACCGGGTTTTGGTCGCTTCAAGTCCGGGCCAACTGGCTGCATATGGGCTTGAGGATGGCCGCCCAGTCTGGAGTTTTGAGTCCCCGGTCAGACTGGTGGCGCCACCGGCGTTTGCCGACGGTGTTATTTTTCAACCGGCCGATCAGGGTCTGTTGTTCTTTGTCAACGCCGAAAATGGAGAAGAGATCGCTCAGGTCAAGATCGAAGGCTCTCTGGTGAATGCCGTGGCGGTCGGCGCCCTGGTCTATGCCGCTGATATGCAGGGACACGCCTACGGAATTGACCGTGGCACTGCGGCCATCGTCTGGCGGAGTGAGCTTCCCGGCAACACCTGGACTGCCCCGACGCTGGCTGATGATCGGTTGTTTTTCGGTTGTTCCGACGGCGTTGTTGTGGCGCTCGATGCTGTTGACGGCCGTGAGTTGTGGCGGTTTGAAACCGGTGAAGTCATTCGAGCTTCGATCATTGCCGTGGGCGAGGTCGGAGTTGTTGGAACTCTGGCCGGATCTCTTATCAGTTTTCGGTTGTCTGATGGACGGACTATCGAACGGCGCGAGTTGCGCGGAGGACTTGAAATAACTCCAGTCTCTGACGGCGAGCATGTTTATGTGGCCACCCGGGCGGGAAAAATAACCTGTTTTGGGGTAAGAGATGTCGCTGAACAACCAGACCGTCAACGAAGCCGATCTCAATCTGAGTCTTAATGAAATAGCTCATGCCATCACGCGTGAACTGGCCATGACTGCGCGTAAGGTGGCGATCTATGGCTCCGACCATCCTTTGGTGGCCAAAGCGGTTGCGAAGCCGTTCGCCGAATTCAACAAAGCGTTTCGTTTCAAACGACATGTGAATTTTCAGGTTTATCAGGGTCAGTTGTATGTGTTGAATTTCCGTCTACGCGATTCGGTTTTCTGCACGGAACTACTGCGCTATTTGCAAATACTGGATGTAAACGCCGTGTTGTTCGAACGTCGTTTGACCGTAGCCGAACTGATCGGTTTTATCGGCAGAATGGTTATGCGAACCAGCCGAACCGATCACGACAACCTGATGGTTCGCTATCTCAAAGAGAAGAAGTGTGACACTATTTCGGCCAACAGTCGCGAAGCATTCAATCAATTCGAATTGAGTCGCCAGTTCCGGGGTGACATTGACGGCGACTATTCGGTTAAGGCCGTAATGCTGGAGCTGATGGGCGATGATCCGATTAAGTTGTCGCATTTAATTGAAACCGGGGAGGCTGAGGATCCCTTCCTGGCTGATTTCGAGCGTGATTATATCGAGTATCTCATGCCCGAAGCGGCTTCGCAATTGACGGTGGATGATGTCGAGCGCGGTCTGTCTCGTCTGCAACGGGAATACTCCGATGGCAAGGTAACGGAAGAAGCTTTTGTCGGCATCCGCAAGCTGCTCAATTATCACGGTGACCGTGAGAGAATAATGAATCGCATCGAGGCCTTGTTAAAGAATTCAGAGCATGCCGATGTCATCTCGAACAGTCTAACGACTCCTGCCGGTGCGATTCGAATGGAAGCGGCCGATCAAATCGATCAGATCATGGCAACATGTTTCGAGTCTACCCTGAGTCCGGAAAACCAGGTCGCGTTTGCTTCAGCCTTTGGACGTATTCTGCGTACCGGGCAACGCGGCAAGGCTATCCAGGTTATCGAAAAACTTCTAGATTGTCTGGAAAAACCAGAATCGGGTACGCGTCTTCGAGCGCTCGAACTTCTGCTG
This is a stretch of genomic DNA from Candidatus Zixiibacteriota bacterium. It encodes these proteins:
- a CDS encoding PQQ-binding-like beta-propeller repeat protein → MKKLVIVMTVGLIALNGCGHKFHLKKESLSTPGVWTCYRGDLAATGAIGGGTYDGSLDVVWEASSRDKPSGPLTLQYGCLAYPGSKGKTRMYDQITGAYLGTIGSARRTSQTGLATSNGCGCWATSPPRDRLVCINLLKHRELWDNPVKDAAAGTIILENRVLVASSPGQLAAYGLEDGRPVWSFESPVRLVAPPAFADGVIFQPADQGLLFFVNAENGEEIAQVKIEGSLVNAVAVGALVYAADMQGHAYGIDRGTAAIVWRSELPGNTWTAPTLADDRLFFGCSDGVVVALDAVDGRELWRFETGEVIRASIIAVGEVGVVGTLAGSLISFRLSDGRTIERRELRGGLEITPVSDGEHVYVATRAGKITCFGVRDVAEQPDRQRSRSQSES